One window of Hypomesus transpacificus isolate Combined female unplaced genomic scaffold, fHypTra1 scaffold_133, whole genome shotgun sequence genomic DNA carries:
- the tmc2a gene encoding transmembrane channel-like protein 2-A — MPRKANAAKMEDVGIEIDGDVSDSEDDTSRKRGNRRPAAGRGAKRGKKPASEEDEDEDEEEDKTPRNRRAANKKKPAKSRDTDDESEDEAPKKRRGGGGAANKKKGKGGKAPDSEEDSEEEQGNKRRKGGGGKKQKEEQNSKDKKGEGKDKGKDKDDDKDKKKKKKKDSSSSDSKTDSDEEEESMSEGEMARLMEEVEEKKKLITIMRTKPWRMHRRLKHLKEAQQFVDKFEGALGKGKGRKWYAYKVMMMKKWIKFQRDFENFRTTCIPWERKIKEVESHFGSSVASYFIFLRWMYGMNLVLFGFTFGLVVIPEVLMGLPYGSIPRKTVPRADQATAQDYAVLTDFNGYCKYSVLFYGYYNDQRTIGLLKFRLPLSYLMVGVGTFGYSLMVVIRTMAKNSDVGGGDGDESEFTFAWKMFTSWDYLIGNSETADNKYASITTSFKESIVDEQENQKDENIHLRRFLRVLANFMIICCLGGSGYLIFFVVKRSQEFANRDDLSWYEKNELELIMSLLGLVCPPLFETIAELEEYHPRIALKWQLGRIFALFLGNLYTFLFALFDEVNNKLEQEKALRNASIWAQKEYYANFTLYNNDSEATAPPMDPGDVIRGPCWETAVGIEFVKLTVSDIQVTYLTILIGDFARAVIVRFLNYCWCWDLESGFPSYGEFDISGNVLGLVFNQGMIWMGAFYAPGLVGINVLRLLTSMYYQCWAVMSTNVPHERVFKASKSNNFYMGLLLLILFLSLLPVVYTIMTLPPSFDCGPFSGKAKMFDVIMETIDLDLPAFMGTLFSYAANPGLIIPAVLLMVLAIYYLNSVSEAYQNANNELKKKMQMQRDEEKNRRNNTDSTNQVMKDLEDLLPNRSLAPPPPPQSSTDNNPAPGGKAAKVKPGAAGVSLQKDVSLASPNPRGPVNRPPGPRGPGPLPGNPQGPGPGPGRGRGRGQPPPR; from the exons ATGCCTCGGAAAGCTAATGCGGCCAAGATGGAGGATG TTGGGATAGAGATCGACGGGGACGTGAGTGACAGCGAGG atgaCACCAGTCGAAAGAGAGGGAACAGACGGCCGGCGGCCGGGAGGGGAGCGAAGCGGGGCAAGAAGCCGGCCAGCGAGGAAGACGAGGAtgaagacgaggaggaagacaagACTCCCAGGAACCGCAGGGCAGCCAATAAGAAGAAGCCGGCCAAGTCACGTGACACAGACGACGAGAGCGAGGACGAAGCCcccaagaagaggagggggggcgggggggcagccAATAAGAAGAAAGGAAAAGGAGGCAAGGCCCCGGATAGTGAGGAGGACAGCGAGGAGGAACAAGGGaacaagaggaggaagggaggaggaggaaagaagcagaaagaggagcagaacagCAAGGataagaaaggagaggggaaggacaaAGGGAAAGATAAAGACGATGacaaggacaagaagaagaaaaagaagaaagacagCAG TTCCTCGGACTCCAAAACAGActcggacgaggaggaggagtccatgtcggagggagagatggctcggctgatggaggaggtggaggagaagaagaagctgATCACCATCATGAGGACCAAGCCCTGGAGGATGCACCGCAGGCTCAAACACCTCAA AGAGGCCCAGCAGTTTGTGGACAAGTTTGAAGGCGCCTTGGggaaggggaaagggaggaagtGGTATGCCTACAAGGTCATGATGATGAAG AAATGGATCAAGTTCCAAAGAGATTTTGAGAACTTCAGAACCACCTGTATCCCTTGGGAACGGAAGATCAAAGAGGTGGAGA gTCACTTTGGGTCTTCGGTGGCGTCTTACTTCATCTTCCTGCGGTGGATGTACGGCATGAACCTGGTCCTCTTCGGCTTCACGTTCGGCCTGGTGGTGATCCCTGAG GTTCTGATGGGGCTGCCGTACGGGTCCATCCCCAGGAAGACAGTGCCGAGGGCAGATCAGGCCACCGCCCAGGACTACGCCGTCCTCACGGACTTCAAC GGATACTGCAAATACTCCGTGCTGTTCTATGGTTACTATAACGACCAGAGGACCATCGGCTTGCTGAAGTTCCGGCTGCCCCTGTCCTATCTCATGGTGGGGGTCGGCACCTTCGGCTACAGCCTGATGGTGGTCATCCGCAC GATGGCGAAGAACTCTGATGTCGGGGGAGGTGACGGAGACGAGTCAGAGTTCACGTTTGCGTGGAAGATGTTCACCAGCTGGGATTACCTCATCGGGAACTCCGAGACCGCAGACAACAAATACGCCTCCATCACCACGAGCTTCAAG GAGTCCATCGTAGACGAGCAGGAGAACCAGAAAGACGAGAACATTCATCTGAGGAGGTTCTTGCGCGTCCTGGCTAACTTCATGATCATCTGCTGCCTTGGAGGAAGCGGGTATCTCATCTTCTTCGTGGTGAAGAGGTCACAAGAGTTCGCCAATAGGGATGACCTGAGCTGGTATGAGAAGAATGAG CTGGAGCTCATCATGTCCCTGTTGGGGCTGGTTTGTCCTCCGCTGTTTGAGACCATCGCAGAGCTGGAGGAGTACCACCCTAGGATCGCCCTCAAGTGGCAGCTGGGCCGCATCTTCGCCCTCTTCCTGGGGAACCTCTACACCTTCCTGTTCGCCCTGTTCGACGAGGTCAACAACAAG ctggagcaggagaaagCCCTCAGAAACGCGTCTATCTGGGCACAGAAGGAGTACTACGCCAacttcaccctctacaacaacGACTCGGAGGCCACGGCCCCTCCCATGGACCCCGGTGATGTCATCAGAGGACCCTGCTGGGAGACCGCCGTCGGCATA GAGTTTGTCAAGCTGACCGTGTCAGATATCCAGGTGACCTACCTGACCATCCTGATCGGGGACTTTGCCAGGGCCGTCATCGTCAGGTTCCTGAACTACTGCTGGTGCTGGGATCTGGAGTCGGGATTT CCTTCGTATGGAGAGTTTGACATCAGTGGCAACGTGCTCGGCCTGGTCTTCAACCAGGGCATGATCTG GATGGGGGCGTTCTACGCTCCGGGGCTGGTGGGCATCAACGTGCTGcgcctcctcacctccatgtACTATCAGTGTTGGGCGGTGATGAGCACCAACGTGCCCCACGAGAGGGTCTTCAAGGCCTCCAAGTCCAACAACTTCTACATGGGTCTCCTGCTGCTCATCCTGTTCCTCAGCCTGCTGCCTGTGGTCTACACCATCATGACCCTGCCGCCCTCCTTCGACTGTGGGCCTTTCAG TGGGAAGGCCAAAATGTTTGACGTGATCATGGAGACTATAGACCTGGACCTTCCTGCCTTCATGGGAACCCTTTTCAGCTACGCGGCCAACCCTGGCCTCATCATACCAGCTGTGCTTCTGATGGT ACTGGCCATCTACTACCTGAATTCGGTGTCTGAGGCCTACCAGAACGCCAACAACGAGCTGAAGAAGAAGATGCAGATG caaagagatgaggagaagaaCAGGAGGAACAACACAGACAGCACCAACCAGGTGATGAAGGACCTGGAGGACCTGCTGCCGAACCGTTCCCTggcccccccgccgcccccacAAAGCAGCACAG aCAACAACCCAGCTCCAGGAGGGAAGGCTGCGAAGGTGAAGCCTGGAGCGGCTGGTGTCAGCCTGCAGAAGGACGTGTCCCTGGCGTCCCCTAACCCCCGAGGACCGGTCAACCGGCCCCCAGGACCACGGGGGCCTGGGCCCCTTCCTGGGAACCCCCAGGGGcctgggccagggccagggaggGGCCGGGGCAGGGGACAGCCTCCTCCACGATAG
- the LOC124488337 gene encoding annexin A1-like, translating to MSFFTKFFKNIVHKRKQDNSAGAKGQSKSYLNGTVTPCPSFSASSDAAALEKAIKAKGVDEDTIITLMVQRSNDQRQKIKEVYKQSTGKDLTDALKWALTGDLEDVVLALLMTPAQFDAHNIRKATKGLGTDEDVLVEILATRTNGEINEIKRTFKEVYKQDLEEVIKSETGGDFAQALLALLKATRDESVYVDDDRARRDATALFEAGENVKGTNVSVFIDILTSRSGPQLSRAFQKYSDISDTELPKALVMELKGDIEDCLIDIVKCAWSTPAFFAEKLHLSMKGAGTCEASLNRVLVSRSEVDLRKVAEEYRSMYGRSLQEAVAADTKGYYEKILVALCGPQ from the exons ATGTCATTCTTCACGAAATTCTTCAAAAACATTGTCCATAAAAGGAAGCAGGATAACTCGGCTGGG GCCAAGGGCCAATCCAAGTCCTATTTGAACGGTACCGTGACTCCCTGTCCTTCCTTCAGTGCCAGCAGTGATGCTGCTGCTCTGGAGAAAGCCATCAAAGCCAAAG GAGTGGACGAGGACACGATTATAACACTGATGGTTCAGAGGAGCAACGACCAGAGGCAGAAGATTAAGGAGGTCTACAAGCAGTCAACAGGAAAG GATCTGACTGATGCCTTGAAGTGGGCCCTGACGGGCGATCTGGAGGACGTGGTTCTGGCTCTGCTGATGACCCCTGCACAGTTTGATGCCCACAACATCAGGAAGGCCACAAAG GGCCTGGGGACCGACGAGGACGTCCTGGTGGAGATTCTGGCGACGCGGACCAACGGCGAGATCAACGAGATCAAGAGGACCTTCAAGGAAG TGTACAAGCAGGATCTGGAGGAGGTGATTAAGAGTGAGACGGGTGGAGACTTTGCCCAGGCTCTGCTGGCCCTGCTGAAGGCCACCAGAGACGAGAGTGTCTACGTGGACGATGACCGGGCCAGGAGGGACGCCACG GCTCTGTTCGAAGCGGGGGAGAACGTCAAAGGAACGAACGTGTCGGTCTTCATCGACATCCTGACCAGCAGGAGTGGCCCTCAGCTGTCCAGAG CATTCCAGAAGTACTCAGATATCAGTGACACGGAGCTGCCCAAAGCCCTGGTGATGGAGCTGAAGGGAGACATCGAGGACTGCCTCATAGACATCG TGAAGTGTGCCTGGAGCACGCCAGCTTTCTTTGCCGAAAAACTCCACCTGTCTATGAAG GGCGCGGGGACATGTGAGGCTTCCCTGAACAGGGTGCTGGTGAGCCGGTCGGAGGTGGACCTGAGGAAGGTGGCGGAGGAGTACCGCAGCATGTACGGACGCAGCCTGCAGGAGGCCGTGGCG GCGGATACTAAAGGGTATTATGAGAAAATCCTGGTCGCCCTGTGTGGACCTCAGTGA